In Paludisphaera rhizosphaerae, one DNA window encodes the following:
- the cyoE gene encoding heme o synthase: MNNAAATMGDSALAAAPPSDVAALDEIGGRMSAFLTLTKPRIVIMELITVGVGFLLGARGSAHPATFLATLLGAGLVAGGAGALNMVLERERDAQMRRTKRRPLPSGRLEPIEAAAFGSLLAISGTLLLLFGAGATAAAVAFATLVLYVWVYTPLKTRTTLNTAVGAIPGALPPVIGWSAATGTLGIEAWTLFLIVFLWQFPHFLAIAWIAREDYDRGGMKMLPCVDPEGFMTGRQATLHALALIPAGLLPTVIGLAGAVYFVGALALGLFYLAASARFWADVNDATARKLLRASLLYLPAVLLLLVLNPLPA; this comes from the coding sequence TTGAATAACGCCGCCGCCACGATGGGCGACAGCGCCCTCGCCGCCGCACCGCCCTCCGACGTCGCCGCTCTGGACGAGATCGGCGGCCGGATGTCGGCTTTCCTGACGCTGACCAAGCCGCGGATTGTGATCATGGAGCTGATCACCGTCGGCGTGGGCTTCCTGCTGGGAGCCCGCGGCAGCGCCCACCCGGCGACGTTCCTCGCAACGCTGCTAGGGGCCGGACTGGTCGCCGGCGGCGCCGGCGCGCTGAACATGGTGCTGGAACGGGAACGCGACGCACAAATGCGGCGGACCAAGCGCCGGCCGCTGCCCAGCGGTCGGCTGGAGCCGATCGAGGCGGCCGCCTTCGGCTCGCTGCTGGCGATCTCCGGAACGCTCCTGCTGTTGTTCGGGGCCGGAGCGACGGCCGCCGCGGTGGCCTTCGCGACGCTCGTCCTCTACGTCTGGGTCTACACCCCGCTCAAGACGCGGACGACGCTCAACACGGCCGTCGGCGCGATCCCCGGCGCTCTGCCGCCGGTCATCGGCTGGTCGGCCGCGACGGGGACGCTGGGCATCGAGGCCTGGACGCTCTTCCTGATCGTCTTTCTCTGGCAGTTCCCGCACTTCCTGGCCATCGCCTGGATCGCCCGCGAGGACTACGACCGAGGCGGCATGAAGATGCTCCCGTGCGTCGACCCCGAAGGCTTCATGACGGGTCGCCAGGCGACGCTGCACGCCCTGGCCCTGATCCCGGCCGGCCTCCTGCCGACGGTGATCGGACTGGCCGGCGCGGTCTACTTCGTCGGGGCCCTGGCTCTGGGCCTGTTCTACCTGGCGGCCTCCGCCCGGTTCTGGGCCGATGTCAACGACGCCACCGCCCGGAAACTGCTGCGGGCGTCGCTTCTGTACCTGCCGGCGGTGCTCCTGCTGCTGGTGCTCAACCCCCTGCCCGCCTGA
- a CDS encoding cytochrome c oxidase subunit 3, translating into MHPADAPTHPDAHAHHREHHPAPDAVPAPVLPGKVAIWLFLATEIMFFTGLLGSYIVCRGGSPATAYSNLFPPATQLDRLRDSRGVLIEGGIEKGHDAAAQAIAEATGKKPDEIETILKAEPSVVNGLTEKQANDLASALKGHGLEAETITLKPSSWPKPYDSLTNPLSIDLTTVNTFILICSSATMVLAVSAIQSGKKARCSLFLLATVLLGSVFLGVQVYEYHELLEGRIYPPGISPTGHFRPGVSLFASCFFTVTGFHGLHVAAGIITLALVFLASLFGKFSAKNFAAVEYAGLYWHFVDLVWILLFTIVYLI; encoded by the coding sequence ATGCACCCCGCGGACGCCCCGACCCACCCGGACGCCCACGCACACCACCGGGAACACCACCCCGCCCCCGACGCCGTCCCCGCGCCGGTGTTGCCGGGGAAGGTCGCCATCTGGCTGTTCCTGGCCACTGAGATCATGTTCTTCACGGGCCTGCTCGGCTCGTACATCGTCTGCCGAGGGGGCAGCCCCGCCACGGCCTACAGCAATCTCTTCCCCCCCGCGACCCAACTCGACCGCCTTCGCGACTCGCGCGGCGTGCTCATCGAGGGGGGAATCGAGAAGGGTCATGACGCGGCGGCTCAGGCGATCGCCGAGGCGACTGGCAAGAAGCCGGACGAGATCGAGACGATCCTCAAAGCCGAGCCGAGCGTGGTCAATGGGCTGACCGAAAAGCAGGCGAACGACCTGGCCTCCGCGTTGAAGGGACACGGACTCGAAGCCGAGACGATCACACTCAAGCCGTCGAGCTGGCCCAAGCCCTACGACTCCCTCACGAACCCCCTGAGCATCGACCTGACGACGGTCAACACGTTCATCCTGATCTGCTCGTCGGCGACGATGGTCCTGGCCGTTTCGGCGATCCAGAGCGGCAAGAAGGCCCGCTGCTCGCTCTTCTTGCTGGCCACGGTCCTGCTTGGGAGCGTCTTTCTAGGCGTCCAGGTCTACGAGTATCACGAGTTGCTGGAGGGTCGGATCTATCCGCCGGGGATCAGCCCGACGGGGCACTTTCGACCGGGCGTCAGCCTCTTCGCCTCGTGCTTCTTCACCGTGACCGGATTCCACGGCCTGCACGTCGCGGCGGGGATCATCACGCTGGCCCTGGTCTTCCTGGCCTCGCTCTTCGGGAAGTTCTCGGCGAAGAACTTCGCGGCCGTCGAGTACGCCGGGCTCTACTGGCACTTCGTGGACCTGGTCTGGATCCTCCTGTTCACGATCGTTTACCTCATCTGA
- a CDS encoding cytochrome C oxidase subunit IV family protein encodes MSEHEIVTPPVAPPTAAQVKAAAESEAHAPYMKVLFGLLVLTIAEYGFARFFRDNPGPLVFGLVLLAATKAALVAWYFMHLKFERFWVFLVIAPACLLAFILTILLFPDFVMRQEPVEEPAATTAPTAPASAAAASRNPLVKLV; translated from the coding sequence ATGTCCGAGCACGAGATCGTCACGCCCCCCGTGGCACCGCCGACCGCAGCCCAGGTGAAGGCCGCCGCCGAATCCGAGGCGCACGCACCCTACATGAAGGTCCTGTTCGGGCTGCTCGTCCTGACGATCGCCGAATACGGTTTCGCTCGATTCTTTCGCGACAACCCCGGCCCGCTGGTCTTCGGGCTCGTCCTGCTGGCCGCGACGAAGGCCGCGCTTGTGGCCTGGTATTTCATGCACCTGAAGTTCGAGCGGTTCTGGGTGTTTCTGGTGATCGCCCCGGCCTGCCTGCTTGCCTTCATCCTGACGATTTTGCTGTTCCCGGATTTCGTCATGCGGCAAGAACCCGTCGAAGAGCCTGCAGCGACGACGGCGCCCACCGCGCCGGCCTCAGCCGCAGCGGCTTCGCGCAACCCGCTTGTCAAACTGGTTTAA
- a CDS encoding DUF420 domain-containing protein: MVSGYRLGSTIVALTIVLSAGLTLAGLILAGKPQQTRPQDLNLPIGSFSLVERSGQPVTDATLADRPWIASFIFTRCKLSCPRITSIMKSLQERLSDADVRLVSVSVDPDHDTPEVLSNYAQSFEADPSRWLFLTGPQDAVMSLIHEKFLLPAMVNPAPSPDGGDEAVIHSDRLALVDGNKLIGLFDTHDPKELEALEAKARLLATPRWVRILPAVNATLNGLCTILLLAGWLAIVRQTPGAALIPVEGEAEAAPGVIARLTTLLRNPAARGHLLAMGMAVLTSAVFLSCYLVYHYFAGSKRFPGGGSLKWLYLTILTSHTLLATLFVVPLVAVTLTRALRGDFMGHLRAARVAFPIWLYVSVTGVVIYLMLYQMPIPAPSQ; encoded by the coding sequence ATGGTTTCGGGTTATCGTCTCGGGTCCACGATCGTCGCGTTGACGATCGTCCTTTCCGCCGGTCTCACACTGGCCGGTCTGATCCTCGCCGGGAAGCCGCAGCAGACCAGGCCGCAGGATCTCAACCTGCCGATCGGGTCGTTCTCGCTCGTCGAGCGTTCGGGTCAGCCCGTCACCGACGCCACCCTGGCCGACCGCCCCTGGATCGCCTCGTTCATTTTCACGCGCTGCAAGCTCTCGTGCCCCCGAATCACGAGCATCATGAAGAGCCTCCAAGAGCGTCTCTCCGATGCCGACGTCCGACTTGTGAGCGTTTCCGTCGACCCGGATCACGACACTCCCGAGGTACTCAGCAACTACGCCCAGTCGTTCGAGGCCGACCCCTCCCGCTGGTTGTTCCTGACCGGTCCCCAGGACGCGGTCATGTCGCTGATCCACGAGAAGTTCCTGCTCCCAGCGATGGTGAACCCTGCCCCGTCGCCCGACGGCGGCGACGAGGCCGTCATCCACAGCGACCGCCTGGCGCTCGTCGACGGCAACAAACTGATCGGCCTGTTCGACACCCATGATCCGAAGGAGCTTGAGGCCCTGGAGGCCAAGGCCCGACTCCTGGCCACCCCCCGCTGGGTGCGAATCCTCCCCGCCGTCAACGCGACCCTCAACGGCCTCTGCACCATCCTGCTGCTGGCCGGCTGGCTGGCCATCGTTCGCCAGACGCCCGGGGCGGCTCTGATCCCCGTTGAAGGTGAAGCCGAAGCCGCGCCGGGGGTGATCGCCAGACTCACCACCCTGCTCCGCAACCCGGCCGCCCGCGGCCACCTGCTGGCGATGGGGATGGCCGTCCTGACGTCAGCCGTCTTCCTGAGTTGCTATCTGGTCTATCACTACTTCGCGGGCAGCAAGAGATTCCCGGGCGGCGGCTCTCTGAAGTGGCTCTACCTGACGATCCTCACCTCGCACACCCTGCTGGCGACGCTGTTCGTCGTCCCCCTCGTGGCCGTCACCCTCACCCGGGCCCTCCGCGGCGACTTCATGGGCCATCTCCGAGCCGCCCGAGTCGCTTTTCCTATCTGGCTTTACGTCTCGGTCACGGGCGTCGTGATCTACCTGATGCTCTACCAGATGCCGATTCCCGCCCCGTCTCAGTGA
- a CDS encoding Calx-beta domain-containing protein, which produces MPFWKGGRRSGRAARRSGRPRLEACERRVLLSTFTVSSTADDGPGSLRQAIIQANADVGQAPSLIQFAIPASGFQTIKLLSPLEAITRPVQLDARSQPGYISSPLIQVDGSSSKSSSSLWNGIVLSGGNSIVAGLAVTGFTGSGILITGPGGDYVESNYIGLTPGATIASPNGVGIQILGSANNTIGGQGSLGNVVSGNSGVGVLASVIQAGDSTGNLITGNRIGTDGAGIVKVPNGQDGVRFSGIGSGQISDNLVSGNAGSGIALLNNSTANLLIGNVVGLTADGRSILGNSSHGVLVDASPSNIIGGSDQDQANQISGNGGCGILARAGSSGLIVQGNQIGTDASSTLALGNLSAGVAVATSDVQIGGTASGGNTIAYNGSGVTGAGVQLIGSVRKVTILSNRIYGNAGLGIDFGNGPTPNHPPGLSAGPNDWINYPTLTTAFTDGVLTTAKGTLLGLPMSGYTIQFFWTSKPDRTGFGQGERLLGEASASTNQSGLATFAIPINQAPDGGFITATATDQAGNTSEFAQTVLLSPTTDLHVDLAATPALAPQGTAVTYIATVTNRGYFTADSVSLAMQLPGKATVVSTSATQGIVVMGSGGQALVSIAALQPGASIVLTVIVQPLASFSGSLTASATATMAETDSHPGDESATATANLTAVVDVSLSLTSGPASAYNGDLLTYVFTASNAGPGTATNIVMTLPFGSGVSYVSAKASQGSGSLNGGRLVVNLGSLGPGASATVTVQLLAAAVGLYSTTATIATDDYDTDASDDSAAVRTTLLGRSDLSLAMQAPTVAPLGQDLYYSIVITNNGPDTATNVVVLDQIPALSALVSAAFDGGATTFANGIVTATLATLGSGASAVLRIIVKPTGAVEAVLTNAARVSGDEQDANPADNVAWRQTTLRAASNLGVTIVPTTPTVLQGTPATFRVHVTNLGPADEPSAVVTIPLPDSTLVNSALASQGGRATVTNRVLTIPLGAIVAGGSADAIVVMTPSADFGGQLVVTAGVAGGNLDLDPSDDQATATFTVQAAADLAVYVTPPAAAYERAPFQYTLTVANRTPSATTGVTLTAPLPPGVEFVSAVASQGAKPTLDASGRLTALLGSLAGSSRATVVVTVRPSAPAGTVLVLSGTPASALPDPTPANDVGRYAVTVAPAVDLMMTLRPLQTSVQVGGQVTWVAQVWNASLTTATGVSLQIPYAAGGAFVGSATTQGTVSASGGVITASVGTLAPRGYATIAFVLQTQSVGPATLTALIAADQHVNSSVSISSADALQVLERPGAFQFAASSFLVPENAGVANLTVQRVGGARGAVSVSYWTTTGTAAPGVNYQPVSGVLTFQPGQTSAVIAVPVLSYAHNRGDLTVGVALGGPTGGATLGATSNASLTIRDLDPDFTPPTVSSIRLEGDAGSIADLAITFSEPLNAATARNGLAYTLYDLGSNGVFGDGDDTPIAYLAPGYDPATNTVYLNPTSPLPAGRQYAVVVKGTGAAPLLDLAGNPLGGGVDSVALFARGTSLKYTDSNGDAVSLTLKKGGFMDLLRKPSGDASLLLVQGTVRGVSTLSGTVTKPRGRGDGVTTIDSIQGLGSFGDVVVSLKSPPFITSGLPIAASKVARASLVNSRYRSLS; this is translated from the coding sequence ATGCCATTCTGGAAGGGCGGTCGAAGATCGGGACGCGCCGCCCGGCGGTCGGGACGACCGCGGCTGGAGGCCTGCGAACGGCGGGTCTTGCTTTCCACGTTCACCGTGTCGAGCACGGCTGACGACGGGCCGGGGTCGTTGCGGCAGGCGATCATCCAGGCGAACGCGGACGTTGGACAGGCCCCGAGCCTGATCCAGTTCGCCATCCCGGCGAGCGGCTTTCAGACGATCAAGCTCCTCTCGCCGCTTGAGGCGATCACACGCCCCGTGCAGCTGGACGCCCGGTCGCAACCGGGGTACATCAGCTCGCCGCTGATCCAGGTTGATGGATCAAGCTCGAAATCGTCGTCGTCCCTCTGGAACGGGATTGTGCTCTCGGGGGGGAACAGCATCGTCGCCGGCCTGGCGGTGACGGGATTCACCGGCAGTGGGATCCTGATAACCGGGCCAGGCGGGGACTACGTCGAGTCCAACTACATTGGCCTGACGCCTGGAGCGACCATAGCCTCGCCCAACGGCGTGGGCATCCAGATTCTCGGCTCGGCGAACAACACGATCGGGGGCCAGGGGAGCCTGGGGAACGTCGTCTCCGGCAATTCGGGGGTCGGCGTCCTGGCGTCCGTGATCCAGGCCGGCGATTCGACGGGGAACCTGATCACCGGCAATCGGATCGGAACCGACGGCGCGGGGATCGTCAAAGTCCCCAACGGGCAGGACGGTGTGCGGTTCTCGGGGATCGGTTCGGGTCAGATTTCCGACAACCTCGTCTCGGGCAATGCGGGGAGCGGCATCGCCCTGCTCAACAACTCGACGGCGAACCTGCTCATCGGCAACGTCGTGGGCCTGACGGCCGATGGGCGTTCGATCCTCGGGAATTCGAGCCACGGCGTGCTTGTGGACGCCTCGCCGTCCAACATCATCGGCGGCTCTGACCAGGATCAGGCGAACCAGATCTCCGGCAACGGCGGCTGCGGCATCCTGGCTCGGGCGGGTTCCTCGGGGCTGATCGTTCAGGGGAACCAGATCGGCACCGACGCTTCGTCGACGCTGGCGCTGGGAAACCTGAGCGCCGGAGTCGCCGTGGCGACCAGCGACGTCCAGATTGGTGGGACGGCCAGCGGCGGCAACACGATCGCATACAACGGCAGCGGGGTGACGGGCGCGGGGGTCCAGCTCATCGGGTCGGTGCGCAAGGTGACGATCCTCTCGAATCGGATCTACGGCAACGCCGGGCTGGGGATCGATTTCGGGAACGGCCCCACGCCCAACCATCCCCCCGGCCTGTCTGCCGGCCCCAACGACTGGATCAACTACCCGACCTTGACCACGGCCTTCACCGACGGCGTCCTGACAACCGCGAAAGGGACGCTGCTGGGTCTGCCGATGAGCGGATACACGATCCAGTTCTTCTGGACGTCGAAGCCCGACCGCACGGGTTTTGGCCAGGGAGAGCGGCTGCTGGGCGAAGCCTCGGCGTCGACCAACCAGAGCGGACTGGCGACGTTCGCGATACCGATCAACCAGGCGCCCGACGGCGGCTTCATCACGGCCACAGCGACCGATCAGGCTGGAAATACATCGGAATTCGCGCAGACGGTCCTCCTCAGTCCGACGACCGACCTCCACGTCGACCTGGCGGCCACCCCCGCGCTCGCGCCTCAGGGGACGGCCGTGACCTACATCGCGACGGTCACCAATCGCGGCTACTTCACGGCCGATTCCGTCTCGCTGGCGATGCAGCTCCCCGGAAAGGCGACCGTCGTCTCAACCTCGGCGACGCAGGGCATCGTCGTGATGGGCTCAGGCGGGCAAGCTTTGGTCTCGATCGCCGCGCTCCAGCCAGGGGCCTCGATCGTCCTGACCGTGATCGTCCAGCCTCTGGCCTCCTTCTCGGGCTCGTTGACCGCCTCCGCGACGGCGACGATGGCCGAAACCGACTCGCACCCCGGCGACGAGTCCGCCACCGCCACGGCGAACCTCACGGCAGTCGTCGACGTTTCGCTCTCCCTGACCAGCGGGCCCGCCAGCGCTTACAACGGCGATCTGCTGACCTACGTATTCACCGCCTCGAACGCCGGTCCGGGAACCGCCACGAACATCGTGATGACGCTCCCGTTCGGATCAGGCGTCTCGTACGTCAGCGCGAAGGCAAGCCAGGGGAGCGGCTCGCTCAACGGCGGACGGCTCGTGGTGAATCTGGGCTCTCTCGGCCCGGGGGCGTCGGCGACCGTGACCGTCCAACTCCTCGCCGCCGCGGTCGGGCTTTACTCCACGACGGCGACGATCGCGACGGACGACTATGATACCGACGCCTCCGACGACTCGGCGGCCGTTCGAACGACGCTCCTCGGCCGTTCCGACCTGAGCCTGGCGATGCAGGCGCCGACCGTCGCGCCGCTCGGACAGGACCTCTATTACTCGATCGTTATCACGAACAACGGTCCGGATACGGCGACGAACGTCGTCGTCCTCGATCAGATCCCGGCACTCTCCGCGTTGGTCTCCGCCGCGTTCGACGGCGGGGCGACGACGTTCGCGAATGGGATCGTGACGGCGACCCTGGCCACCCTCGGTTCCGGCGCGTCCGCGGTGCTGCGGATCATCGTCAAACCCACCGGCGCCGTGGAGGCGGTCCTGACAAACGCGGCCCGGGTTTCGGGCGACGAACAGGACGCGAATCCGGCCGACAACGTCGCCTGGCGTCAAACGACGCTCCGCGCGGCGTCGAACCTCGGTGTCACAATCGTCCCGACGACGCCGACGGTTCTCCAGGGGACCCCGGCGACCTTCCGCGTCCACGTGACGAACCTGGGCCCCGCGGATGAGCCCTCAGCCGTTGTGACGATTCCCCTGCCCGACTCGACGCTCGTCAATTCGGCCCTCGCATCCCAGGGGGGCCGGGCGACCGTCACGAACCGCGTGCTGACTATCCCGCTGGGCGCGATCGTTGCCGGGGGCTCGGCCGACGCAATCGTCGTGATGACGCCCTCCGCCGACTTCGGAGGCCAGCTCGTCGTGACGGCGGGCGTCGCCGGCGGGAATCTCGATCTCGACCCGTCCGACGACCAGGCGACAGCCACTTTCACCGTCCAGGCCGCGGCCGACCTTGCCGTCTACGTTACCCCTCCGGCCGCAGCTTACGAGCGAGCGCCCTTCCAGTACACGCTGACCGTGGCCAACCGCACTCCCTCGGCGACGACCGGCGTGACCTTGACGGCCCCGCTGCCACCGGGCGTCGAGTTCGTCTCGGCCGTCGCCAGCCAGGGGGCGAAGCCGACGCTCGACGCCTCGGGTCGACTCACGGCGCTCCTGGGGAGCCTCGCTGGATCGTCGCGAGCCACGGTCGTCGTCACCGTTCGTCCCTCAGCTCCGGCTGGAACGGTCCTGGTTCTCTCGGGGACGCCCGCCAGCGCCCTCCCCGACCCCACGCCCGCCAACGACGTCGGCCGCTACGCCGTGACCGTGGCGCCGGCCGTCGACCTCATGATGACCCTCCGCCCGTTGCAGACTTCCGTGCAGGTCGGCGGCCAGGTCACCTGGGTCGCGCAGGTCTGGAACGCGAGCCTGACGACGGCGACCGGCGTCTCCCTCCAGATCCCCTACGCTGCCGGCGGCGCCTTCGTCGGCTCGGCGACGACCCAGGGGACGGTGTCGGCCTCGGGAGGCGTGATAACGGCCTCGGTCGGCACGCTGGCGCCGCGAGGCTACGCGACGATCGCCTTCGTCCTCCAGACCCAGTCCGTCGGCCCGGCCACGCTCACCGCCCTGATCGCCGCCGACCAGCACGTGAATTCGTCGGTCTCCATCAGCTCGGCCGACGCCTTGCAGGTTCTCGAGAGGCCCGGCGCTTTCCAGTTCGCCGCCTCGTCGTTCTTGGTCCCCGAGAACGCGGGCGTCGCCAACTTGACCGTCCAGCGCGTCGGTGGAGCGAGGGGAGCCGTATCGGTTTCCTACTGGACGACGACCGGCACCGCAGCGCCGGGGGTCAATTATCAGCCCGTCTCGGGCGTCCTCACGTTCCAGCCGGGTCAGACATCGGCCGTGATCGCCGTGCCGGTCCTTTCGTACGCCCACAATCGAGGCGATCTCACTGTCGGAGTGGCTCTCGGTGGTCCCACCGGGGGAGCGACCCTCGGCGCCACGTCGAACGCCTCGCTGACGATCCGAGATCTCGACCCCGACTTCACTCCCCCCACCGTCTCCAGCATCCGGCTTGAAGGAGACGCCGGGTCGATCGCCGATCTCGCGATCACCTTCAGCGAGCCTCTCAACGCCGCCACCGCGCGCAACGGCCTGGCGTATACGCTGTACGATCTGGGTTCCAACGGCGTCTTCGGCGACGGCGACGACACCCCGATCGCCTACCTCGCCCCCGGCTACGACCCCGCCACGAACACGGTCTACCTGAATCCTACGTCCCCATTGCCTGCGGGCCGGCAATACGCGGTCGTCGTCAAGGGAACGGGGGCGGCCCCCCTCCTCGATCTTGCGGGCAACCCGCTCGGCGGCGGCGTCGACTCGGTAGCCCTCTTCGCTCGGGGGACGTCGTTGAAGTACACTGACTCGAACGGCGACGCGGTTTCGCTGACGCTGAAGAAGGGCGGATTCATGGACCTCCTGCGCAAGCCGTCGGGCGATGCAAGCCTGCTGCTGGTTCAGGGGACCGTCCGGGGAGTCTCAACTCTCTCCGGAACCGTGACCAAGCCCCGAGGCCGCGGCGACGGCGTGACGACCATCGACTCCATTCAGGGCCTGGGCTCGTTCGGAGACGTCGTCGTCAGCCTGAAAAGCCCGCCCTTCATCACCAGCGGCCTGCCGATCGCCGCCTCGAAGGTCGCGCGGGCGTCCCTGGTCAACTCCAGATACCGGAGCCTCTCATGA
- the pyrF gene encoding orotidine-5'-phosphate decarboxylase — protein sequence MSEESVNRGEGWRVEFADRVVQAVRRKGNPVVVGIDPRPEELPPGFLEQFPETRMGVAQALEAFGREIVDVVAPLAPLVKFQSAFYEAYGPEGLAALHATIEYARSRELLVIFDGKRNDIGSTAEAYARAYLGKEPVGGSFEPSWQADAMTINPYLGSDGVAPFVKIASRERKGVIVLVRTSNASAREFQDLVCDGLPVYRHVANRLKEWGKGKQGTEGYNLVGAVVGATYPAELAELRAELPGVMFLVPGYGTQGGTAEDIAAGFDPNGQGALVNNSRGITFAYNKAAYRDRFDDWRRAVEQAVVDMIDDLAANTPAGRLRSS from the coding sequence GTGTCAGAAGAATCTGTCAATCGTGGAGAGGGGTGGCGCGTGGAATTCGCGGATCGCGTGGTGCAGGCAGTGCGTCGTAAGGGGAATCCCGTGGTGGTAGGGATCGACCCTCGGCCGGAGGAATTGCCGCCCGGATTCTTGGAACAATTCCCTGAGACTCGGATGGGGGTAGCCCAGGCGCTGGAGGCTTTCGGACGCGAGATCGTCGATGTGGTCGCCCCGCTCGCGCCGCTGGTGAAGTTCCAGTCGGCTTTCTATGAGGCGTACGGCCCGGAGGGGCTCGCGGCGCTGCATGCGACGATCGAGTACGCTCGAAGCCGGGAACTGCTGGTGATCTTTGACGGCAAGCGGAACGATATCGGTTCGACGGCTGAGGCCTACGCCCGCGCGTACCTCGGCAAGGAGCCTGTCGGCGGTTCGTTCGAGCCTTCATGGCAGGCGGACGCGATGACGATCAACCCCTACCTGGGCAGCGACGGAGTCGCCCCGTTCGTGAAGATCGCCTCTCGCGAGCGGAAGGGGGTGATCGTTCTGGTTCGCACCAGCAATGCTTCAGCGCGAGAGTTCCAGGACCTCGTCTGCGATGGCTTGCCCGTCTATCGCCACGTCGCCAACCGGCTAAAGGAGTGGGGCAAGGGGAAGCAAGGAACCGAGGGGTACAACCTCGTGGGCGCCGTCGTCGGCGCGACGTATCCCGCGGAACTCGCCGAGCTGCGTGCGGAGCTGCCGGGGGTGATGTTCCTCGTTCCGGGATATGGAACGCAGGGAGGGACGGCCGAGGACATCGCCGCGGGCTTCGACCCGAATGGACAAGGCGCGCTGGTGAACAATTCGCGTGGGATCACCTTCGCCTACAACAAGGCGGCGTATCGCGACCGGTTCGACGACTGGCGGCGGGCCGTGGAACAGGCGGTCGTCGACATGATCGACGATCTGGCCGCGAACACTCCGGCGGGGCGGCTGCGGTCCTCCTGA
- a CDS encoding methylated-DNA--[protein]-cysteine S-methyltransferase has translation MSYVYKTMRSPVGTLKLVASGAGLAAVLGENDNPRRVRLGTATRDDHDPVLGKAERQLEEYFEGNRRTFSIELDFKGTPFQKKVWEALLEIPYGETRSYGAIAAAVGEPKAMRAVGAANGRNPISIIAPCHRVVGASGRLTGFAGGLEAKAFLLRLEGAKVVELIRT, from the coding sequence GGTCGGCACGCTCAAGCTCGTTGCCAGCGGGGCGGGATTGGCGGCCGTCCTGGGGGAGAACGACAATCCTCGCCGCGTTCGACTGGGAACCGCCACGCGCGACGACCATGATCCTGTTCTGGGCAAGGCGGAGCGGCAGTTGGAGGAATACTTCGAGGGGAATCGGAGGACCTTCTCCATCGAGCTCGACTTCAAGGGGACCCCGTTTCAGAAGAAGGTATGGGAGGCGCTCCTGGAGATCCCCTACGGCGAGACCAGGAGTTATGGAGCGATCGCTGCGGCCGTGGGCGAGCCCAAAGCGATGCGGGCTGTTGGCGCCGCCAATGGCAGGAACCCGATCTCCATCATCGCCCCCTGCCACCGAGTCGTCGGCGCGTCGGGCCGGCTCACCGGATTTGCAGGCGGCCTGGAAGCCAAGGCGTTCCTCCTGAGACTGGAGGGGGCGAAGGTTGTGGAGTTGATCCGGACCTGA